The Meiothermus ruber DSM 1279 genome includes the window TAGCCGGGTCTGCTCTAGAAACGCGGCGTACTCGCCCTTCAGAATCACATCTTTGAGGGTGTCGTCGGGGTCGAGATCTACCGGCACCTCGAGCTCGATCACGTAAGCGTCTATGTAGTGCTGGCCCTGGGCTTTGGCTAAAGCGGTGCGGTGGTTGCCGTCTTTTACAAAGTAGGCGTCCCCTACCTTATAGACGTGAATCGGTGGAAACTCCACGCCCTCGAGCTGGGCCTGCCGGAGCTTGGTCCAGCGATCCAGGGTGAAGGGCTCTTTGGGCATGAACTCGGCATCGAAGTCACCGTAGCGATCCACCGAGCCGATGATTTTATCCACCTCAATGGTTTGCAGTCCTTTGTACGACTCACCCCGGGGGCGCAGGCTGGAAACCGCGCTGTAGGGCAGCAGATCGTTGGGCTGGCCGCGCAGGCGACGCAGAATATCGTGAACCAATACACGACGCGACAAGGCTTCGGCCTCTAGCTGGGCTTGATGCTCTGAATCCATGGGCTTCACCCTAATGCGCTCCGAGAGGTGGGAATGGCCGGCAGTTTGGCGAAGAGCTGTGCTGTGGTGGATTGGGGTTGAAGCGCCTTATCCAACCCTTTTTGAGTATACCCCAACACGCCAATTCCCCGGATGCCTCTATATTAATTCGGTCTTAATCGGCTGCTGCGCAAAATCGGCGCGGCCACCCGCCCCTGGGAGCGGGTGGCCTGGGCCAGGGGGCTAGGCCGCCTCTTTAGAGAGCCGCTCGAGGCCGCTGGGGTTTTCCAGTACCAGCTTGCCGTAGCCGGAGCGGATGTAGCCCTCGCGGGTCAGCTCGCCGATGACCTTGGTCACGGTCTCGCGCACCGAGCCCACCGCCGAGGCAATTTCGTCGTGGGTGGCCCGCACCCCGATCCGGCCGTTTTTCTCCATAAAGGCCACCGGCGTGCGGGATAGCTCGAGCAAGGTGGCCGCGATGCGATTTTTAAGACGCTGGCCGGAGATGCGTTGAATGGTCTGGTAGGTCTGGCTCAGGGCCCGCACCAGCCCCTGCACCAGCTCGTGCATTTCCTGCGCAGAAAGCTGCCCGGGTGCCAGGGCATCAACCTTGGTTTCGGTTACAGCCTCGGCGAAGTAGGTGCGCTCGGCACCGGAGATGACCTCTTCGCCGAAATACTCACCAGGGCGCACGAAGCGTAACGTCAGAGCGTTGCCCTCATCGTCCACGCTCTGGAGCCGTACCAGACCTTCCCGTACCCGGTAGAGCTGATCCTTGGGGCTGGGCTCGCCCGGATAGAGAATGATCTCGCCAGGATCGAAGGTTAGGGTATCAAGGATGCTGGTTTGCATGGCTTCATCACTCCTCAAAACCGACTATAGCAGGCCGGGGTTATTTTGTAAACAATCATGTTGATTTATTTGAGGTGAGTGAGGTTACATTTGGAAAAATGTGTAACACCGGCCTGCTACCCTGCTGTACGCAGGGGGCCCTTGGCTTGGATGTGGGCTGCCTTACCACCAGCCCCGGCGCTTCATCCAGAGGGCCAGACCCCCGCCGATCAGCAGCAGTCCGCTCCAGAAGTAGATCCTTCCCGCGGGCCACTGGTACTCGGTAAAGGCCTCGAAGTTGGTGCCGTAGATGCCGGCCCACAGGGTCATGGGCAGGAACAGCACCGAGATGACCGTCAGGGCCTGTACCACCCGGTTGAGCCGGTTGTTCTGGGCCGAGAGGTACACCTCCAGTACGTTGGATAGCTCGTCTCGAGCAGCGTCCAGTCCCTCGTAGACCCGGCCCATGCGGTCGGTGAGGTCGCGGAACAGGTAGGCCTCGAGGCCCCAGAGCGGCAGGCGCTCGAGGTGCAGCAGCGCCTCGCGGGCCTGCGAGACCAGGCGGCGGGTGCGCAGCACCTCGCGGCGGGCGGAAAACACCCGGCGGGGGATCTCGGGGGTGTTGTCGCCGTTCAGGGCCAGCTCCTCCAGGTCTTCGACCCGGTCGGTGATGGCATCGGTGTACTCGAAAAAGGTTTGCACGCCCTGGTCGAGCAGACGCTGCCACAAGCGCAGGCACGAGCCCCCACGGAAGCTGTTCCAGATTTGCTCGAGGTAGTCCACCGGCTCGTTGCGGTAGGTGAGCAGCACCTGGGTCTCGGGAAAATAGAAGTATGAGACCCGCTCGGTGCGGCTGTGGGCGTTGTGGGGGGTCTCGAGGGTGCGGAAGATCAGGAAAAGGTGTTTGGGATACTCCTCGAAGCGGCTCCAGTGGCCGATCTCCTGGGCATCGGCCAGGGCCAGGGGGTTGAGGGGATACTGCTTCCCAATGAGCGCCAGTTCCTCGGGGGTGGGGGTTTCGACATCCACCCAGACCTGGGTTTCCAGCAGGCCGCAAGGGGCTCCGTCCGATAGTTGCTTGGCCCGAACCATGGCCTATAGCTTATATCGTGGATGGTTCCAAAGGAGGAAGCAAGCGGTAGCAGGCTCCTTTGCGGTCTACGGCGGATTGCTCCGAGGCCAGGCTATCGGGTGCTTTCTGCGATCCAATCCAGGTAGCTCGCCGATCCCCGCTCGATGGCAAGGGCGATAATCTCGGGTACCTGGTAGGGGTGCAGCGCCTGGATGCGCTCTTCCAGGGCCTCGAAGCGTTCCTGGCGGGTTTTGATGATGAGCAGCAGTTCGCTGCTCTCCTCCACCTGGCCCTGCCAGCGGTAGACCGAGGTGAGGCCCGGCAGCAGGTTGACGCAGGCCGCCAGCCCTTCATGTACCACCGTGTGGGCGATGCGCCGGGCGGTCTCGAGGTCGGGGACGGTGCAAAAAACCGTGAGGTACATGCCTACCAGATTACCGGATGCCCAGCGACTGCACCGCCAGGCGGGCCGCGGCCAGATCCCACAGCGCGTGGCCCACGCTCTTGAACAGCACCGTACCCGAGGCCGGTCTGGGCTGGTGTAGGGCCGCCTCGAGCGGCTGCACCTGACCCCAGTCCACCCCGGCTTGCAGCAGGTCGCCTGCCTCCGAACGGGCCCCCTCGAGGGTATCCACGTACAGCCGGGCCTGCCGCACCACCTGCGGGGCGACCTCGGCCATCTCGGGGCGGTAGGCCCCCACGGCGGCGATGAAAGCGCCTGGAGGGGCTTGCAGCAGCACCGGGGTGGGGCTGGTGGTGGCGGTGACGATCAGGCGCACCTCCTCGAGAACGGGCTCGAGGCTGCGCACGGCCTGGGCCAGCAGGCCGCGCCCACGGGCGTAGGAGGCCAGGGCTTCGGCGTGCTCGAAGTGGCGCGAGTAGACGTACACCTTGTCGGTGCCCAGGCCCTCCTGGAAGGCCTCTAGGTGGCTTCTGGCCTGCACACCCGCCCCGATGATGAGCAGGGTGCCGGTGGGGTGGGGGGCCAGGGTCTGGGCCGCCAGCAGCGAGATCGCCGCGGTGCGCCGGGCCGTGACCACCGCGCCGTCCAGCAGGGCCAGGCGTTCGCCGGTATCGGTGCGCATCACCCAGACCTCGGCCCGCACACTGGGGCGCTCTTGGGGGTGCACCGTCACCAGCTTGGTCACGGTGATCCGGGGGTCGGTGGCCGGCATCAGCAGCAGGGTGGCCCCGCCCGCGAGCGGCATCACCAGGCGCTCGGGGGCCTGAACCGTGCCCTGGGCGCGGGCCTCGAGCACCCCGGCGATGGCCTGGGCCAGGGCTGGGTAGGGGAGGGCCTGGGCGGTTTCTTCGGCAGTGAGTATGCGCATGCCCCCAGCCTACCCCATGCGGAGCAGGGAATCTGGGGTGAGCACCTCCACCGGGTCGCCCACCCGCACCAGCCCGCCCTGCAGGACTCTGGCGTAAACACCACGGGCGTTGTAAAGCACCTTGGGTAAGCGCAGGTCGAAGGCCGATAGGGTGTCGCAGACCGTGCAGACGGTGGTGAGCTCGAGCACCGCCGTTCCAATCTTCAACCGACTGTGCGGGCCCAGCGCATGGGGGTCGAAGTCCACCAGCAGGTTCTCGCCCAGAGCCCCCCAGGGCAGCTCGATGCCGGCCTGGTGCGCTTTCGCGTAGCTGGTCTGCCCCGCCACCAGCACCGCCCGGTCGGGGTGCCGGCCAAAGTGCCGATCACCCTCCACGCCCTGGCCCTCGACCAGGCGAACCTGCAATAAGGCCGGTTTGGGCAGGCTGGGGGCGAGCCCGGCGTGGAGGGAGAGCAGTTGCGGCATTTTACTTGAGCTCGAGCTTGGCCCGCTCGGCGTAGACCTGCGCGGGGGTCATTTGTTTGCGCAGGCCTTTGACCTCATCGGCGGTGTAGGGCTTGAAGTCTTTGAGCAGGCGGTCGTTGCCCCAGGCGGTGGCGATGTAGTTGAGCAGATCGGCGAGCTGCGCGTCGCTGAGGCTGGGGAACCCCGGCATGGGGGTGTTGTAGTTGGTGGCCCCTACGCGGATGCTGCCCTGCAAGCCGTTGACAATCACCAGGGGCAGGTAGGCCCGCCCACCTTTGGCATTCAGGATATCGGCGACGTGCCCGGCCAGGGGTGGAAAAGCGCCGGCCACGCCTGCCCCATTGGGTTGGTGGCAGCCCTGGCACACCGCATAAGCCTGGCTGGGGCTGGCTGTGCTCGAGGTGGTCTGGGGGGCGGTGGGTGCGCTGCTTTGTGGGCCGAAATTCTCGGCCAGATACGCCACAATGGTCTTGCGCTCCTCCGGGCTCACCTGGGCCCCAAAACCGATCATCTGTCCAACGATAAAGTCCCAGTCGCTGGCGTTCAGACGCTGGCTGGTAACGACTTCCAGCCCATGGCAGACGGCGCATTTTTGCTCCAGCAGGGTCTTGCCAGGCCCCTCCGGTAGCTGGGCCTGCCCCAGCGCCAGGAATAGCGCAGCACACAGTCCAACCCAAGGCCATACGAAGGTTTTTTTCATCTTGATTCCTAACTGTTTTGTACCAGCTTTACCAAGCTAATTGCAGACTTGGCAGGGGTACATCTTGGTGAAACTAAGCGAACTTTCTTTGATTGGGGTGGAGAAGCCCCAATGGGGAACTTTCCACCCCAGCTGGATACTGGGCAATGCGGGCTAGCCCACCCGAATCTTGACTTTGTCGACGGCGTTCCACTCGTAACCGTTGGGGTTCCAGAAGATGGCCCCATCAATCGGCTGGCTGCGCCCAAGGGCATCGGTGGCGCGCGACCAAATCTCGCTGTCGCCGGCAGCCACCAGCACCCGGATGCGCCAGCGGTACCAGCCGTAGGGCGAGGAGGGCCTTTCCAGGGTGGCGGCCTGCCAGCTCCGGCCCTGGTTGGTGGAGACCTCCACGCTGGTGATGGGGGCCGAGCCGTCGTTCCAGGCCACCCCGGTTACGTCGATCAGGCCGCTTACAGCTTCCCCCTCGGTGGGGCTGAAGATAACCGACTTAACGTTTTGCCGCCAGTTGGGCCGGCTGTTCTCGAGGGTGAACTGGAAGTTGCTGCCCACCGCGATGGGGTTGTTGGGCACGCGGTAGCGGGGAATCATGGTGTTGTTGTTGGAAGGGGCGGCCTCGAGGCGCAGCTTGTTGACCCACTTGATGTTGTTGATGCCGTAGTACCCCGGTATGATCAGGCGCAAAGGCCCCCCGTGTATGGTGGGCAGGGGCTCGCCGTTCATCTCATAGACCAGCATGCCGTTGGCTAGAATGTCGGACAGCGGGATGCTGCGCTCGATATCGGGGGCGTTGGGGTTGGCGGGCTGGTCGGCGCCTTCGGCGGTGAGGAACCGGGCCTCGGCTTTAATACCCACGGCCTCGAGCAGGCTGGAGAGCTTGACCCCTTTCCAGCGCACGTTGGCCATGGAGCCGCGCTCCCACTGAGCGCCGCTGGCCCGGGCATACCGGGAGAAAAAGCTCCGGCCGTTGCCCGAGCACTGCAAGACCATCTCTAGTTCCGTGGCCGGGAGGGTGCGGAGCTGGGATAGCCGCAGGGTGGTGGGGCGATCCACGAGGCCGGTGACCTCCACCGTCCAGTCGCTGACCTGGGGTGGGTCGGTGGTGGGGGTCATCCCCGCCGGCACCGGCTGGTTGTTGCGGATGTACATGACGCTCTTGGGCGTGATGGGATTCTGCCGGAGAAGGCTGACCGGGGTCTCTAGCTCGATGGGGTTGGTGTTGCGTACGATCAGGCCGCGGTCTTTACCCGCTACCAGGGCATCGGCGGTGGGCTGCTGTTGGGCAAAGCTGCTGCCCATCAGGCCCGCCGCGCCCACTGCGGCTGTTGTTTTCAGGAAGGTGCGCCGATCCATCTCGAGTTGCTCCAGGTCTTTGTCTTTCATGGTGGCCTCCTGATGTGAAGAAATCCGAGACTGGTTGTAGATTCCCCCCAACTATACCCCTCGGCTCCAGGATACTCAAGAGGGGTATGGTACAGGAGGCTACTCGCTGCGGTGTGGGCTGGGGTCTACCACCGCGCGCACACCCCTGCGGCCAAAGCGCCGGGCCAGCTCGCCTTCGCCCAGTACCAGCACAGTGGGCCGTCCGTGCGGGCAGACCCAGGGCAGTTCGCACCCGGCCAGCGCGTCCAGCAGGGCCTGGGCCGAGGCGCTGGAAAGGGGGTGTCCGGCCTTGATGGCGGGCAGGCAGGCCAGCCGGGCCAGCACCGTGCGCCAGGCAACGGCGAAGCTCGAGGCCCCCAGGCTGCCCTTCACCACCTCGCCCACCAGCGAGGGGTAGCCGGCCAGGAAGGCCGGGATGGTGCGGACGCGGTACTTGCCGGGGCCAAAGGGTTCGATCTGCAACCCGGCCTGCTCGAGCGCCTCCAGCCGTTCGGCCAGGTTCATCTCCTCGCCCAGGCTTAAAGAAAGCAGCTCGGGGTGGGGCAGCTCGAGCGGGGGTTCCTCGAGGTAGCGGCGTGACAGCTCCTCGTAGAGGATGCGTTCGTGGGCGGCGTGCTGATCCACCACATACAGCTCGTCCCCGGCCTCGGCCAGCAGGTACAGCTCGCGGAAGCTGCCCAGGTAGCGCAGACGGGGAAAGCGGACCCGCTGCACCGGGGCCGGGCCGGTGAGGGGGGCGGGTTCGGGCAGGGCGCGGGCCAGGGGGTGGGCCGAGAGCAGCCCCTGCACGGCCTGGGAGACGAAGCCCAGGATGGCCTCGGGCCGGATGAGCCGTACCCTGGACTTGTCGGGTGAAGTATTGATGAGCAGGTGCTCGGTGGGGATCTCCAGGTTCAGCACCCCCACTGGAAACTGGCCCGCGGGGAGAAGTTCCTTGTAGGCGGCCAGCACGGCTTGCAGCAGAGGCTCGGGCCACTCCACCGGGCGCCGGTTGAGCGCCAGCAGCAGCCGGTCGCGCCGGGGGCGGGAGAGCTCCGGCCTGGAGAGCAGGCCCCGCAGGGTAAAAGGCCCCTCGGCGGCCTCGAGCGGCAGCAGCCGGTTGGCCACCACCGAGCCCCACAGCAGCTTAATCACCTCGGCAAAGCCCCCCCCGGCGTGGGCGATTTTCTCCTCGCCGTCCACCACCAGCCGCAGGGCTATTTCCGGGCGGTGCAGCAGGTAGCGCGAGACCAGGTGCACCACCTTGCGACCCTCGGCGGCGGGGGCCTCGAGGGCGTTGCGGCGGGCGGGCAGGTGACAGAAGAGCGCCGTGACCTCGACCTGGGTTCCGGCGGGGGCGGGGTGTTCGTGCAGTTCGGTTTTGTCCTGAAAAGCCGTCAGGGTGGCCCCGCCGAGCTGCTGGGGGGGCCTCGAGGTGAGCCGCACCCGCGCGGCCTGGCGGATGGCCCACAGCCCCTCCCCCCGAAAGCCCAGGGTGCGGATATTTTGCAGGTCGGTGAGCTTGCTGGTGGTGTGGTGCTCGAGGGCCAGTCCCAGCTCCTCCCGGGGGATGCCCAGGCCGTTGTCGCGCACCACGATTTTGTCCAGCCCCCCGCCCCACAGCTCGATATAAAGCCGGGTGGCGCCCGCGTCCAGGGCGTTCTCGAGCAGCTCCCGCACCACGTCGGCGGGGCCCGAGATCACCTCACCAGCGGCAATCTCGCGGATGAGTTCGGGCGGCAGTTTGCGAATCATACCTGCGAAAGGCGTTCCGCTTCGGCCTCCTGGGGGGCCAGGCCCCGGAGCTGGTCTTGCAGCCGGCGCAGGAACAGCAGGGCCTCCAGGGGGCTGGTGCGGGCCAGGTCGAGCTGTAAAAGCTCTTCCAGAATCTCTTTGGATAGCCCCTTCTGGCTGGCTTCCAGGCTGTCCAGCACGCTTCTGGCCCGCTGCAAGACGGCCTGCGGGAGCCCCGCCAGCCGGGCCACCTCGAGGCCGTAGCTCTGGCTGGCCGGGCCGGGTAAGACCTGGTGATAAAACACCAGGCCGCCCGCTTCCTCTTTGGCGGCCACGTGGGCGTTGCGGGCCGCGGCCATGCGCAGGGGCAGGGCGGTGAGCTCGAAGTAGTGGGTGGCAAACAGGGTGTAGGCTCGCACCTGGTCGTGCAGGTACTCGCAGGCCGCCCAGGCCAGGGCCAGCCCGTCGTAGGTGCTGGTGCCGCGCCCGATCTCGTCCAGCAGCACCAGGCTCTTGGACGTGGCCCCCTGCAGGATGCCGGCCAGCTCGTCCATCTCCACCATAAAGGTGCTGCGCCCGCCGGCGATATCGTCGGAGGCCCCGATGCGGGTGTAGATGCGATCGAAGAGGGGCAGGGTGGCCGACTCGGCGGGCACGAAGGAGCCCACCTGGGCCAGCAGGGCGATCAGGGCGGTCTGCCGCAGATAAGTGGACTTGCCGGCCATGTTGGGGCCGGTCAGGATCAGCAGCCGGGCCGCCGGGCTCATCGAGAGGTCGTTGGGGATGAACGGGCTGCTCCGCTCCACCACCGGGTGACGCCCGGCCACAATCTGCAAGGTTCCATCCCGGGAGAAGCGGGGGCGGCTGTAGCCGTACTCCACCGCGGCCTCGGCCAGCGCAGCGTACACGTCCAGCTCGGCCAGCACCTGGGCGGCCTGGCGCACCTCGTCGGCGGCCTGGGCCACCTGTTCGCGCAGCTCGAGGAAGACCGCGTACTCGCGCTTGATGGCCTCGGTCTCGGCCTGCAGGATTTTGCGCTCCTGCTCCTTGAGTTCGGGCGTGCTGAAGCGCATGCGGTCTTTGAGGGTTTGCAGGGCCCGCCAGTCCTTGGGCACCAGGGCGTAGTGGGGCCGGGTGACCTCGAGGTAGTAGCCAAACACCGCGTTGTAGCCCACCTTGAGGTTGGGGATGCCGGTCTTTTCGCGCGCCTCGCCTTCCAGCCGGGCGATCCAGGCCCGCCCCTCCTCGGCCCGCTGGCGCAGCTCGTCCAGCTCGGGGTCGAAGCCCTCGCGGATCAGGCCGCCGTCGGTAATTTTGAGCGGTGGGTCTTCTACCAGTGCCGCGGCGATCTGCTCGGCCACCGCCACCGGCTGGGGCAGGCGTTCGGACAGGCTAAAGAGCGGCCCCACCCCGGCCAGCAGCCCGGCCAGCTCGGGCAGCAGCGCCAGGCTGCGCTGCAAGGCCGCAAGGTCGCGGGGGCTGGCCCGTCCGGCCAGCAGACGGGCGGCCAGGCGCTCGAGGTCGTGCATCCGGTAGAGTACCTTGCGCACCTCGGCCCGCAGCACCCCGTCCTTCACCAGGGCCTCCACCGCATCCAGCCGGGCTTGCAGGGGGGCTTCCTCCACCAGCGGATGCCGCAGCCAGGCCCGCAACAGACGCCGCCCCGGTGCGGTGCGGGTCAGGCCCAGCACCCCCAGGAGGGTGCGCTCCTCGCTGCGGTCGCCCACAAAGCTGGGCTCGAAGATCTCCAGGGTGCGCAGGGTGGCTTCGCTGAGCTGCATGAAGGCGCCGGGGTCGTAGCGCACGAAGCTGCGCACCTGGGGCAGCCCGTTTTCCTGCACCCGCAGGGCATAGGCCAGCACCGCCCCCGCCGAACGCAGCAGCGCGGGGTGCTCGAGGCCGGCGGGCAGGGGGTCAAACTGCTTGTGCAAAGCGGTTTTCCCCACCTCGTCCTGAAACCCCTCCTCCGAGAGCATCACCGGAAAGCGCCGCTGAAACTCCTGCAAAAAAGCGGGGTGGTGGTACAGCTCCGGGGCCAGCAGCACCTCGGCGGGCCGGAAGCGGAAAAGCTCGTCGTAGAGGGCGCTTTTGCTATAGAGCACGCTGCCTCGAAACTCCCCGGTGGAGACATCCAGCAAGGCCAGCCCGTAGCCGTCGCCGGTGCTGATGGCGGCCAGGTAGTTGGCTTCTGGCTTCAGCAGGTTCTCGCGCAGAATGGTGCCCGGGGTGAGCAACTGCGTGACCTCGCGGCGCACCAGCTTGTCGGCTTCCTCGGCCAGCTCAACCTGGTCGGCCACCGCCACCCGGAAGCCCAGCTTGAGCAGTTTTTCCAGGTGCACATCCACCGAGCGCACCGGAATGCCGGCCATGGGGGTGGTAAAGTCCTTGGCGGTTTTGTGGGTCAGGGTGAGGTTCAGGGCTCTGGAGAGCCGTTCGGCATCCTCGCCGAAGGCCTCGTAAAAGTCGCCGACCTGGAACAGCAGCAGGTAATCGGGATAAGCGTCCCGTAGTTCGACGTACTGTTCGAGCAGAGGTGGTAGGGGCCCCGGCCCCTGGCCCTTGAGGGTCATGCTCCCCATGATACCCCCAAGTAGCCGGGTTCAAGGATGGGCGCTTGTATTGTGCAGGACAAAGAAGAACTACCGGGCCACTTCCCAGGCCAGGTGCTCGAGCTCGGGCTTGATCAGCTTCTCCCAGGCCACCTTCACTGCATTGGGCGAGCCGGGGGTGGAGAAGACCACCTTCCGGCGGTAGGTGCCGGCGGTGGCCCGCGAGAGCATGGCCGCGGCCCCCACCTCGTTGTAAGAGAGCATGCGGAACAGCTCACCGAAGCCCGGCATGGGTTTCTCGATCTTGCGGGCCAGCACGTCGTAGGTGGTGTCGCGCGGGGCGATGCCGGTGCCGCCGTTGAACAAGATAATCTGCGCCCCGGCCTGCACCATCTCCTCGAGGGCCTGGGCTACCTGCTCGGGTTCGTCCTTGATGATGCGGTAGCCCACCACCCTGTGCCCCAGCGCCTCAATTTCGGGTTTGAGGTAGTGGTAGTTGGTGTCGGTCTCGGGGGTGCGGGTATCGGAGACCGTTACGATGGCGAGGTTCACCGGGCCCCGGGCCCTGGCAATCTCCTTGTGCTTGGCGGTGCTCTCGGACATGCCAGTTATTGTATGCCGCTCGAGGGCCCCTAATCCTGCGGCGCAATCACAAAAGCCGAGGCGATCTCGTCCTTATCGCTCAGGTTCATCACCCTGACCCCACTGGTGGCCCGCCCGTACTGGGCGATGCTGGAGACCTTGGTGCGGATGGCGTTGCCCCGCCGCGAGAGCACCAGCAGGTCTTCGTTCCCCTGTACGCGCATCAGGGCCGCTAACTGGCCCACCTTTTCGTTGGTGTTGAAGGTGATCACCCCCATGCCGCCCCGGCCCTGCAGGGGGTACTCGGAGATGGGGGTGCGCTTGCCATAGCCATGGCTGCCCACTGCCAGCACCTCGCTCTCCTCGCCTTTGGGCAGAATCACCAGCGAGACCACCCGGTCGTCGCGGCCTTCTTTGAAGCGGATGCCGGTCACGCCCTGGCTGGCCCGTCCAGTGGCCCGCACGTCCGAGAGTTCGAAGCGGATGGCCTGGCCGCTCTGGGTTGCGAGCATGACCTGGTCGCCTTCCTGGGCAATGGCCACCCCCACCAGGGCATCGTTTTCTAGCAGATTGATGGCAATCAGGCCGGCGCTGCTGAGGTTCTGGTACTCCTTAATCTCGGTTTTCTTGATAAGGCCGTTTTTGGTGGCAAACACAAAGTAGCCTTCCTGGGTCAGGTCGCGCACGTTGAGCAGGGCCGCAACCTCCTCGCCCTCTTGCAAGGGCAGCAGGCTCACGATGTGGGTGCCTCGAGCCTGCCGGCTGGCCTCGGGCAGCTCGTGAACCTTCTCGCCGTAGACCCGGCCGCGGTTGGTGAAGATCAGCAGGGTGTCGTGCATCGAGGCCACAAACACCGAGATGGCCTCGTCTTCTTCCTTGGTTTTGCCGGCCTGGGCTCCCATGCCGCCGCGGCCCTGGGCCCGGTAGGCCTCGAGCGGGGTGCGTTTGACGAAGCCCTGGCTGGTCAGGGTGATGACCATCGGCTCGTCCTCAATCAGATCCTCGAGGCTGAAGCCTTCCTCAAACTCGGTGATCTGGGTGCGCCGCTGGTCGCCGTATTTGTCCTTTATGGCCAGCAATTCGTCCCTAACCACCCGCCAAAGCCGTTTTTCGTCGCCCAGGATGGCCTCGAGGCGGCCAATCTCCTCCATTAGCTCGCGGTACTCGGCCTGTAGTTTGTCGCGCTCGAGGCCCACCAGCCGCTGCAAACGCATGTCCAGGATGGCCTGGGCCTGCACCTCGGTCAGGCTAAAGCGGCCCATCAGCCCGGCGCGGGCTTCGGCGGCATCCTGCGAGCCGCGGATCAGGGCGATCACCTCGTCGATGTGGTCGAGGGCAATCAGGAGCCCCTCGAGCACGTGGGCCCGCTCCCTGGCCTTGCGCAGCTCGTACTCGGTGCGCTTGCGCACCACCAGGCCCCGGTGGTCGAGGTAGTGGCGCATGAGCTCCAGCAGGGTGAGCACCTTGGGCTCGCCCTTGACAATCGCCAGCAGGTTCACGGTGAAGCTGGTTTGCAGGCGGGAGTGTTTGTAGAGCTTGTTGAGCACCACCTGGGGGTTGGCCCCGCGCTTGAGCTCCACCGCGATGCGCATCCCCTGGCGATCCGACTCGTCGCGCAGGGCCGCGATCTCGTCGATCACCTTGTTGCGCACCAGTGAGGCGATCTGGGCGATCAGATCGGCCTTGTTGACCTGGTAGGGAATCTCGGTAAAGACCAGCATGGCCCGGCCGTTTTTGTCTTCGTTGCGCACCCGGGCCCGCACCTTGAGGCTGCCGCGCCCGGTGGCGTAGGCCTCCTTGATACCCCGGCGCGAGAGCTTGGCCCCCGTGGGAAAGTCGGGGCCGGGCAGCACCTTCATGACCTCCTCGAGGGTAACCTCGGGGTTGTCAATCATCAGCACCAAAGCGTCCACTACCTCGCCCAGGTTGTGGGGTGGGAGGCTGGTGGCCATGCCCACGGCAATCCCCGCCGAGCCGTTGACCAGCAGGTTGGGCAGGGCGGCCGGGAGCACCTCGGGCTGCTCCTGGGTGCCGTCGTAGTTGGGTACGAAGGGCACGGTTTCTTTGTCGAGATCCTGCAGGAGCTCGAGGCCGATGTTGGAGAGCCGGGCCTCGGTGTAGCGCTGGGCCGCCGGGGGGTCGCCGTCCACCGAGCCGAAGTTGCCCTGCCCGTCAATGAGTGGGTAACGCAGGTTCCAGGGCTGGGCCAGGCGCACCAGGGTGTCGTAGATGGCGGCGTCGCCATGGGGGTGGAACTTACCCATCACCTCGCCCACAATCTTGGCGCATTTGACGTGTTTGCGGCTGGGCAGCACGCCGTCCTGGTAAGCCCCGTAGAGGATGCGCCGCTGTACCGGCTTGAGGCCATCGCGCACATCGGGCAGGGCCCGGTCGACGATGACCGACATCGCGTAGTTGATAAAGC containing:
- a CDS encoding DUF4032 domain-containing protein, giving the protein MDSEHQAQLEAEALSRRVLVHDILRRLRGQPNDLLPYSAVSSLRPRGESYKGLQTIEVDKIIGSVDRYGDFDAEFMPKEPFTLDRWTKLRQAQLEGVEFPPIHVYKVGDAYFVKDGNHRTALAKAQGQHYIDAYVIELEVPVDLDPDDTLKDVILKGEYAAFLEQTRLPELRPHHEPILFSRPGRYDVLLDHIRTHQYFMGLDQKRSIGWEEAVADWYDNLYLPTILEIRENGVLKNFPGRTEADLYLWISDHRYFLSQAIGHDVGPEEAALSVQRSVQKGPISRFLDWLGRFFVRQSPQPG
- a CDS encoding helix-turn-helix domain-containing protein, which codes for MQTSILDTLTFDPGEIILYPGEPSPKDQLYRVREGLVRLQSVDDEGNALTLRFVRPGEYFGEEVISGAERTYFAEAVTETKVDALAPGQLSAQEMHELVQGLVRALSQTYQTIQRISGQRLKNRIAATLLELSRTPVAFMEKNGRIGVRATHDEIASAVGSVRETVTKVIGELTREGYIRSGYGKLVLENPSGLERLSKEAA
- a CDS encoding magnesium transporter CorA family protein, whose protein sequence is MVRAKQLSDGAPCGLLETQVWVDVETPTPEELALIGKQYPLNPLALADAQEIGHWSRFEEYPKHLFLIFRTLETPHNAHSRTERVSYFYFPETQVLLTYRNEPVDYLEQIWNSFRGGSCLRLWQRLLDQGVQTFFEYTDAITDRVEDLEELALNGDNTPEIPRRVFSARREVLRTRRLVSQAREALLHLERLPLWGLEAYLFRDLTDRMGRVYEGLDAARDELSNVLEVYLSAQNNRLNRVVQALTVISVLFLPMTLWAGIYGTNFEAFTEYQWPAGRIYFWSGLLLIGGGLALWMKRRGWW
- the cutA gene encoding divalent-cation tolerance protein CutA, with the protein product MYLTVFCTVPDLETARRIAHTVVHEGLAACVNLLPGLTSVYRWQGQVEESSELLLIIKTRQERFEALEERIQALHPYQVPEIIALAIERGSASYLDWIAESTR
- a CDS encoding delta(1)-pyrroline-2-carboxylate reductase family protein, which produces MRILTAEETAQALPYPALAQAIAGVLEARAQGTVQAPERLVMPLAGGATLLLMPATDPRITVTKLVTVHPQERPSVRAEVWVMRTDTGERLALLDGAVVTARRTAAISLLAAQTLAPHPTGTLLIIGAGVQARSHLEAFQEGLGTDKVYVYSRHFEHAEALASYARGRGLLAQAVRSLEPVLEEVRLIVTATTSPTPVLLQAPPGAFIAAVGAYRPEMAEVAPQVVRQARLYVDTLEGARSEAGDLLQAGVDWGQVQPLEAALHQPRPASGTVLFKSVGHALWDLAAARLAVQSLGIR
- a CDS encoding MOSC domain-containing protein is translated as MPQLLSLHAGLAPSLPKPALLQVRLVEGQGVEGDRHFGRHPDRAVLVAGQTSYAKAHQAGIELPWGALGENLLVDFDPHALGPHSRLKIGTAVLELTTVCTVCDTLSAFDLRLPKVLYNARGVYARVLQGGLVRVGDPVEVLTPDSLLRMG
- a CDS encoding c-type cytochrome gives rise to the protein MKKTFVWPWVGLCAALFLALGQAQLPEGPGKTLLEQKCAVCHGLEVVTSQRLNASDWDFIVGQMIGFGAQVSPEERKTIVAYLAENFGPQSSAPTAPQTTSSTASPSQAYAVCQGCHQPNGAGVAGAFPPLAGHVADILNAKGGRAYLPLVIVNGLQGSIRVGATNYNTPMPGFPSLSDAQLADLLNYIATAWGNDRLLKDFKPYTADEVKGLRKQMTPAQVYAERAKLELK
- a CDS encoding molybdopterin-dependent oxidoreductase: MKDKDLEQLEMDRRTFLKTTAAVGAAGLMGSSFAQQQPTADALVAGKDRGLIVRNTNPIELETPVSLLRQNPITPKSVMYIRNNQPVPAGMTPTTDPPQVSDWTVEVTGLVDRPTTLRLSQLRTLPATELEMVLQCSGNGRSFFSRYARASGAQWERGSMANVRWKGVKLSSLLEAVGIKAEARFLTAEGADQPANPNAPDIERSIPLSDILANGMLVYEMNGEPLPTIHGGPLRLIIPGYYGINNIKWVNKLRLEAAPSNNNTMIPRYRVPNNPIAVGSNFQFTLENSRPNWRQNVKSVIFSPTEGEAVSGLIDVTGVAWNDGSAPITSVEVSTNQGRSWQAATLERPSSPYGWYRWRIRVLVAAGDSEIWSRATDALGRSQPIDGAIFWNPNGYEWNAVDKVKIRVG